The Iamia majanohamensis genome window below encodes:
- the lysA gene encoding diaminopimelate decarboxylase, with protein MTALPWGLLPDSAEVGPDGALRIGGCSLADLAAQHGTPLFVYDEDHLRARCREAVAAFGDGVAYATKAFLCRAMARLAHEEGMHLDVATLGEMHVALSAGVPPERLVLHGNNKSSLELSAARQAGVGRIVVDSDDELDRLERLHAADELRPRVLLRVTPGVEAHTHEFVRTGQDDSKFGFTLSTGAAADAVARCRGSAAVDLVGIHFHIGSQVFVADFFRQAVEVVAPWVNDLGLPELSVGGGAGVAYVAGEAAPTIAEWGEAVRAACREAGITARVTAEPGRAIVAGAAVTVYTVGTVKRLPGIRTYVAVDGGMSDNPRPVLYGSGYETVLVRAPRADRTHHVTVVGKHCESGDLLVRDALVPEDLAVDDLLVTPVTGAYGHSMGSNYNKVLRPAVVFASGGRARVVVRRETPDDLLATDVG; from the coding sequence ATGACCGCCCTGCCCTGGGGCCTCCTGCCGGACTCGGCGGAGGTCGGGCCCGACGGTGCGCTGCGGATCGGCGGGTGCTCGCTGGCCGACCTGGCCGCCCAGCACGGCACGCCGCTGTTCGTCTACGACGAGGACCACCTGCGGGCCCGGTGCCGGGAGGCGGTGGCCGCCTTCGGCGACGGCGTCGCCTACGCCACCAAGGCCTTCCTCTGCCGGGCCATGGCCCGGCTGGCCCACGAGGAGGGGATGCACCTCGACGTGGCCACCCTCGGGGAGATGCACGTCGCCCTCTCCGCAGGGGTGCCCCCGGAGCGGCTCGTGCTCCACGGGAACAACAAGTCCTCGCTCGAGCTGTCGGCCGCCCGCCAGGCGGGCGTGGGCCGCATCGTGGTCGACTCCGACGACGAGCTCGACCGCCTCGAGCGCCTCCATGCGGCCGACGAGCTCCGGCCCCGGGTCCTGCTGCGGGTCACACCCGGCGTCGAGGCCCACACCCACGAGTTCGTGCGCACCGGCCAGGACGACTCCAAGTTCGGCTTCACCCTGTCCACCGGCGCGGCCGCCGACGCCGTGGCCCGCTGCCGGGGCTCGGCTGCGGTCGACCTGGTGGGCATCCACTTCCACATCGGCAGCCAGGTCTTCGTGGCCGACTTCTTCCGCCAGGCGGTCGAGGTCGTCGCCCCGTGGGTCAACGACCTCGGGCTGCCGGAGCTGTCGGTGGGCGGCGGCGCCGGCGTGGCCTACGTGGCCGGCGAGGCGGCCCCCACCATCGCCGAGTGGGGCGAGGCGGTGCGCGCCGCGTGCCGGGAGGCGGGCATCACGGCACGGGTCACGGCCGAGCCGGGGCGGGCCATCGTGGCCGGCGCCGCGGTCACCGTCTACACGGTGGGCACGGTCAAGCGGCTGCCCGGCATCCGCACCTACGTCGCCGTCGACGGCGGCATGAGCGACAACCCCCGCCCCGTGCTCTACGGCTCCGGCTACGAGACGGTCCTGGTCCGGGCGCCGCGCGCCGACCGCACCCACCACGTGACCGTGGTGGGCAAGCACTGCGAGTCGGGCGACCTGCTCGTCCGCGACGCCCTGGTGCCCGAGGACCTGGCCGTCGACGACCTCCTCGTCACCCCGGTCACCGGGGCCTACGGGCACTCCATGGGCTCCAACTACAACAAGGTCCTGCGCCCGGCGGTGGTGTTCGCCTCCGGGGGGCGGGCCCGGGTCGTGGTCCGACGGGAGACGCCCGACGACCTGCTGGCCACCGACGTCGGCTGA